One segment of Hippopotamus amphibius kiboko isolate mHipAmp2 chromosome 2, mHipAmp2.hap2, whole genome shotgun sequence DNA contains the following:
- the CLN6 gene encoding ceroid-lipofuscinosis neuronal protein 6 isoform X6: protein MAYNIITPFLLLKLIERSPRTLPRSLIYVSIITFIMGASIHLVGDSVNHRLIFSGYQNHLSVRENPIIKNLKPETLIDSFELLYYYDEYLGHSMWYIPFFLILFMYFSGCFTPTKAESSMPGAAALLVVPSGLYYWYLVTEGQIFILFIFTFFAMLALVLHQKHKRLFLDSNGLFLFYSFAFTLLLVALWVAWLWNDPVLRKKYPGVIYVPEPWAFYTLHVSSRH from the exons CTCATCGAGCGGTCCCCACGCACCCTGCCGCGCTCCCTGATCTACGTCAGCATCATCACCTTCATCATGGGCGCCAGCATCCACCTGGTGGGCGACTCCGTGAACCACCGCCTGATCTTCAGCGGCTACCAGAACCACCTGTCAGTCCGCGAGAACCCCATCATCAAGAATCTCAAGCCTGAGACACTG ATCGACTCCTTTGAGCTGCTCTACTACTACGACGAGTACCTGGGCCACTCCATGTG GTACATCCCcttcttcctcatcctcttcATGTACTTCAGCGGCTGCTTCACTCCCACCAAAGCGGAGAGCTCGATGCCAGGGGCAGCCGCGCTGCTGGTGGTGCCCAGTGGCCTGTACTACTG GTACCTGGTCACCGAGGGCCAGATCTTCATCCTCTTCATCTTCACCTTCTTCGCCATGCTGGCCCTCGTCCTGCACCAGAAGCACAAGCGCCTCTTCCTGGACAGCAACGGCCTCTTCCTCTTCTATTCCTTTGCCTTCACCCTCCTGCTCGTGGCGCTCTGGGTCGCCTGGCTGTGGAATGACCCCGTGCTCAGGAAGAAGTACCCGGGCGTCATCTATGTCCCTGAGCCCTGGGCCTTCTACACCCTCCACGTCAGCAGCCGACACTGA